TTACCTGCTCAGGCTCCGCTCAAAGATTTTATTCATCACAATACCCTTCACGCTTTTCAGGATAAAAAATTTTACGAGGCTACCCAAAGCGCGTCCGAAATATTTGGGTACAAGGTTTCTCTGTCGTTGGATGAATATCGGGCCCTGTATGAGTCACAACGCATCAGAAAAGAGGTTCTTGACAAAGTGATTGCCGAAAGAAAAGGGCCCAAGGCGGTCAAAGAGTGGCATACGAATCTTGTTTCGAAAAAGTACGAATCTTCTGCATTGCCCAGAATCGGCGCGTTGAGAGCCAATTGGAAAAAACACTACCGAGTGGATCTGGACTCCCTCGTTCACCCCATTCTTTTCAGAGTTCTTTGCAGTTATCTTGATCAGGGAATCTCCATTTGGAATTTTCCCATCAAGGAAAAGACCTTTCTTGCGTCCATGCGGGAGCTTGAAAAAAATAGTTTTTCGAGTATTTTCAGAACCGCCCGCGCCAAGGACCTGCTCTTGAACAGTACCTGTGAGATCCGGTCGCTCTTAAAGATGCTGGTGGGAAAAAAAGAATTGTATACACAATATCTGTATGACCAACAGTTTGCGCATCAGGGCTGGTCAGGAATGGTATCGGCCATTGAAGACCAGCCGCAAACCCTGCTGGACCGCCGTAAGATCTCACTGCATGATCTGGTCGTGTTTGAGCTTTTGCTCGAAATTGACGCCCTTGATTTTCATTGCGGCCCCCAATGGCTTCCCTTAAAAGACCATATCATTCAGGAACCGACACCCCTTTTTGCACCCGTTCCCCCAACCGAACTGAACGAAGCCCTCACGATCTGGCAGGAGGCGTTTGAATGGAGTTATTATGACCAGGTCCTCACGGGGCTCCAAAACAATACCCACCGGAAGGTGGAAAAACCGCGTAAGAGTTTTCAGGCAATGTTTTGCATCGACGACCGGGAATGCTCGCTCCGCCGCTATTTGGAAGACCTTGACCCCGCCTGCGAAACCTTCGGTACCCCGGGCTTTTTTGGCGTGGAGTTCTTTTATCAACCCGAAGACGGCAAGTTTTACACCAAAGTATGCCCCGCTCCCGTTACGCCCAAATACCTGATTAAAGAAGTTGGCAATAAGAACCGTCGGCAGAAAGATATTCACTTTTCTAAACACTCCCACTCTTTTTACAGTGGCTGGCTGATCTCTCAAACCCTCGGGTTTTGGTCGGCCGTGAAGTTGTTTGGAAATATATTCAGGCCCTCCATGAGCCCGGCCACGGCATCTTCCTTCAAGCACATGGATCGCTTTTCGACACTTACCATCGAAAACAAACACGTCGACCACCGGGAAAACAACCTTCAGATCGGATTTACGATTGATGAAATGGCCATCCGTGTCGAAAACCTGCTGAAAAGCATTGGATTGGTCGACCACTTTGCCCCTATCGTCTATGTGATCGGACACGGTTCCAGCAGCGTAAACAACCCTCACTACGCAGCTTACGACTGCGGTGCCTGCGCGGGTCGGGCCGGCTCGGTCAACTCACGAGTGATCTCTTTTATGGCCAATCACCCGAAAGTAAGGGCCATTCTAAGCGAGAGAGGTATTGTGATTCCGGCAGATACTCAGTTTGTGGGTGGGCTTCATGACACAACCCGCGACGAGATCGTGTATTTCGACGAAAACTCTCTGTCGCCTAAAAACCTGACAAGCCACAACAAAAATGAAATTATTTTTGAGAAAGCCCTGGATTACAACGCCAAGGAGCGCTCGCGCCGGTTTGAATCGATTGATACCACATTGAGTCCGCAGAAAATCCACGAAAAAATAAGGCTGCGTTCGGTATCGCTGTTTGAGCCTCGCCCCGAACTCAATCATGCCACCAATGCCCTGTGCATCATTGGTCGCCGTGAATTATCCAAAGGAGTGTTTCTGGACCGAAGGGCTTTTTTAAATTCGTTTGACTATCAGGTAGACCCTGAAGGTAAGTACCTCCTCAACATCCTCAATGCGGCCGCTCCGGTATGCGGCGGTATCAATCTGGAGTATTTTTTCTCCCGGGTCGACAACCAGAAACTGGGTGCCGGCACGAAGCTTCCACACAATGTCATGGGCCTTTTTGGGGTAGCCAACGGCATTGACGGCGATTTGCGGCCGGGACTTCCCAGCCAAATGATCGAGGTGCACGACCCCGTGCGCCTGCTGATGATCGTGGAGCACTTCCCCGAAGTAGTGCTGACTACGATTCAGAAAAATCCCGCCACTTACGAATGGTTTATCAATGAGTGGGTAAACCTCGCCGTCGTACATCCTGAAACGCACAAAATCTCGGTATTTAGAAATGGGGAGTTTGTTCCTTACCATCCGTTGAAGAACCGTGTTGATGCGATTGATAATATTGCGTCTTTGTTGGAAAAATATCAGGAAAATCTTCCCGTTTACTCACTTAACTAG
Above is a window of Runella slithyformis DSM 19594 DNA encoding:
- a CDS encoding YbcC family protein; the encoded protein is MKTHDSLFDEHEVLHDLKHFLPAQAPLKDFIHHNTLHAFQDKKFYEATQSASEIFGYKVSLSLDEYRALYESQRIRKEVLDKVIAERKGPKAVKEWHTNLVSKKYESSALPRIGALRANWKKHYRVDLDSLVHPILFRVLCSYLDQGISIWNFPIKEKTFLASMRELEKNSFSSIFRTARAKDLLLNSTCEIRSLLKMLVGKKELYTQYLYDQQFAHQGWSGMVSAIEDQPQTLLDRRKISLHDLVVFELLLEIDALDFHCGPQWLPLKDHIIQEPTPLFAPVPPTELNEALTIWQEAFEWSYYDQVLTGLQNNTHRKVEKPRKSFQAMFCIDDRECSLRRYLEDLDPACETFGTPGFFGVEFFYQPEDGKFYTKVCPAPVTPKYLIKEVGNKNRRQKDIHFSKHSHSFYSGWLISQTLGFWSAVKLFGNIFRPSMSPATASSFKHMDRFSTLTIENKHVDHRENNLQIGFTIDEMAIRVENLLKSIGLVDHFAPIVYVIGHGSSSVNNPHYAAYDCGACAGRAGSVNSRVISFMANHPKVRAILSERGIVIPADTQFVGGLHDTTRDEIVYFDENSLSPKNLTSHNKNEIIFEKALDYNAKERSRRFESIDTTLSPQKIHEKIRLRSVSLFEPRPELNHATNALCIIGRRELSKGVFLDRRAFLNSFDYQVDPEGKYLLNILNAAAPVCGGINLEYFFSRVDNQKLGAGTKLPHNVMGLFGVANGIDGDLRPGLPSQMIEVHDPVRLLMIVEHFPEVVLTTIQKNPATYEWFINEWVNLAVVHPETHKISVFRNGEFVPYHPLKNRVDAIDNIASLLEKYQENLPVYSLN